A window of Rhodoligotrophos appendicifer contains these coding sequences:
- a CDS encoding TVP38/TMEM64 family protein, with protein MSTSNKTILKWTVPVIAICCLALAWYFVPLREWAIAFSNWAEDMGVAGIALLSIAYVICTLLLVPGVPLTLAVAFVYGWWSLAICFLGGMTAALIAFLAGRYLVRDLITRFIRRHPMLKAVDAVAREESFKTILLARLTPVTPFAMENYAFGITGVRLVPYLAATAVGIIPGTILNVWVGVIGRTAARGGASVLGWSLLGIGLLASIVLVVWITRKARRKVHQQKITEARS; from the coding sequence GTGTCCACGAGCAACAAGACGATACTGAAGTGGACCGTTCCGGTGATCGCCATCTGCTGTCTTGCATTGGCTTGGTACTTTGTCCCGCTGAGGGAATGGGCGATCGCCTTCAGCAATTGGGCCGAGGACATGGGAGTCGCAGGGATCGCCCTTCTGAGTATCGCCTATGTGATTTGCACGCTCCTTCTCGTCCCCGGCGTTCCCCTCACCCTCGCCGTGGCTTTCGTCTATGGCTGGTGGTCGCTGGCGATCTGTTTTCTCGGCGGCATGACGGCCGCCCTGATTGCATTCTTAGCCGGCAGGTATCTGGTTCGTGATCTGATTACGCGTTTCATCCGACGCCATCCCATGCTCAAGGCAGTGGACGCGGTGGCGCGCGAGGAAAGTTTCAAAACGATCCTCCTCGCCCGGCTGACGCCGGTCACGCCCTTTGCGATGGAGAACTACGCGTTTGGGATCACCGGCGTGCGTCTGGTTCCCTATTTGGCGGCAACGGCAGTCGGCATCATCCCCGGCACCATCCTGAATGTCTGGGTGGGGGTCATCGGCCGAACTGCGGCGCGCGGCGGCGCCAGCGTCCTGGGTTGGAGCCTGCTGGGAATCGGATTGCTCGCCAGCATCGTCCTTGTCGTCTGGATCACCCGAAAAGCCAGGCGGAAGGTCCACCAGCAGAAGATCACGGAAGCGCGTAGCTGA
- a CDS encoding MgtC/SapB family protein: MDLFDLQWHRLLEDLVTVAVAFVLALPLGWHREGGKIRAGLRTFPVVAMAACGFALIARYDPTSSAETRARILQGIITGVGFIGGGAILKRGDNVQGVVTAASIWNTGAIGVAVAYARLEIAIVLSLINFVSLILLTPMIDDDTST; this comes from the coding sequence ATGGATCTTTTTGATTTGCAGTGGCACCGGCTCCTGGAGGATCTGGTCACCGTCGCCGTCGCCTTCGTTCTCGCACTGCCGCTAGGCTGGCATCGCGAGGGGGGCAAGATTCGCGCAGGCTTGCGCACCTTTCCAGTGGTGGCCATGGCCGCCTGTGGATTTGCGCTCATTGCCCGCTACGATCCAACCTCGAGCGCCGAGACTCGTGCGCGGATTCTTCAGGGGATCATTACCGGGGTGGGTTTCATCGGTGGAGGCGCGATCCTGAAACGGGGCGACAACGTGCAAGGAGTGGTGACCGCGGCCAGCATCTGGAACACCGGCGCCATCGGCGTCGCCGTTGCCTATGCCCGGCTCGAGATTGCCATCGTGCTCAGCCTCATCAACTTTGTCTCCCTGATCCTTCTCACCCCCATGATCGACGACGACACCTCGACCTGA